In Ktedonobacteraceae bacterium, one genomic interval encodes:
- a CDS encoding glycosyltransferase family 4 protein, with product MNGEAKRINIAFLTAFDLEDIQAWSWAGTFYFMAQALEKYCGEVSHIGPINCWEQVAARVIRKGSSLLLKKNYVSYHNFLVARKYAKVAARRLARGTFDVIFTPVGEPEIAFLKTDIPIVLFEDATYGQLMNYYPAYSNLLKRSIYELNTLEELALKKASLVLCSSEWAARSALEDYHTEKRKVHVLPQGTNIEHPPAREEVWRKRKSDRCRLLFVGVDWQRKGGEIAFETLLRLEELGIQAELIVCGCVPPPQFSHERMMVIPYLYKSDEKQREQLEQLYMTSDFFLLPTRSESYGMVFAEASAFGLPSITSDTGGVSEVVRNGENGFVLAYHARGAEYAKVIADIYRDDQRYKELVRSSRAAFDTRLTWDSWGMAVADLIAQLLGR from the coding sequence ATGAATGGTGAGGCGAAGCGTATCAACATCGCGTTTTTGACGGCCTTTGACCTTGAGGATATACAGGCCTGGTCATGGGCCGGCACGTTTTATTTCATGGCTCAAGCTCTTGAGAAGTACTGCGGAGAGGTATCTCACATCGGCCCAATAAATTGTTGGGAACAGGTGGCGGCGCGGGTGATTCGCAAGGGTTCATCGCTTTTACTCAAGAAGAACTATGTGTCATATCACAACTTCCTGGTCGCCAGGAAGTACGCGAAAGTCGCGGCGCGGCGACTGGCGAGAGGGACGTTTGATGTGATCTTTACCCCGGTAGGCGAGCCAGAAATAGCCTTTCTGAAAACAGATATTCCTATCGTGCTGTTTGAGGATGCGACCTATGGTCAATTGATGAATTATTACCCGGCTTACTCGAACCTGCTGAAGCGGTCGATCTATGAGTTGAATACGTTGGAGGAACTGGCGCTCAAGAAGGCGAGCCTGGTTCTATGTAGTTCAGAATGGGCGGCCCGTTCCGCTCTTGAGGATTACCATACGGAGAAGCGGAAAGTACATGTGCTTCCTCAGGGCACAAATATCGAGCATCCGCCCGCGAGGGAAGAGGTCTGGCGGAAGCGCAAGTCTGATCGCTGCCGCTTATTATTCGTGGGGGTCGATTGGCAAAGAAAAGGGGGCGAGATAGCTTTTGAGACCCTTTTGCGGCTTGAGGAATTGGGGATTCAAGCAGAGCTAATCGTGTGCGGCTGCGTGCCCCCGCCGCAGTTTTCCCATGAGAGGATGATGGTTATCCCTTACTTGTATAAGAGCGACGAAAAACAGCGCGAGCAGCTAGAACAGCTGTATATGACATCCGATTTCTTCCTCTTGCCGACCAGAAGTGAAAGTTATGGGATGGTGTTTGCTGAAGCAAGCGCATTTGGATTGCCTTCCATTACCAGTGATACGGGAGGTGTTTCTGAGGTAGTGAGAAATGGTGAAAACGGCTTTGTGTTAGCATATCATGCACGAGGCGCCGAGTACGCAAAAGTGATCGCGGACATCTACCGCGATGATCAGCGCTATAAGGAACTGGTGAGGTCGAGTAGAGCGGCTTTTGATACAAGATTGACCTGGGATAGCTGGGGAATGGCGGTGGCAGATTTGATTGCGCAACTGTTGGGCCGGTGA